From a single Maylandia zebra isolate NMK-2024a linkage group LG3, Mzebra_GT3a, whole genome shotgun sequence genomic region:
- the LOC112431514 gene encoding lipocalin-like has product MASLRALLGVVLCSLMVSASEILPQADFDLQGVAGKWYLTGVCSNFKWFVCRKANMKSGTVMVEPTEDGSLKVASSHPLDTCWKIETLATKTDVPGKFTFSIPFTGFVTEMRVVDGKPDEYGLNHYINTGRNETFVENKLYGRSLDLSAEVKEKFNQLCLQTGILPENIVHLPKTEECPLECFV; this is encoded by the exons ATGGCTTCACTTCGCGCCCTTCTGGGAGTGGTACTGTGCTCCCTCATGGTTTCTGCTTCTGAAATCCTACCTCAGGCGGACTTTGATttacagggg GTTGCAGGTAAGTGGTACTTGACTGGAGTTTGCTCTAATTTCAAATGGTTTGTCTGTCGCAAAGCCAACATGAAGTCCGGCACCGTCATGGTTGAGCCAACTGAAGATGGGAGTTTGAAAGTGGCGTCCTCACATCCTCT CGATACATGTTGGAAAATAGAGACTTTAGCCACCAAGACTGACGTGCCTGGAAAATTCACATTCAGCATTCCCT TCACggggtttgtgactgaaatgcgTGTGGTCGACGGGAAGCCTGATGAGTACGGCCTGAATCATTACATCAACACCGGACGGAATGAAACCTTTGTTGAAAACAAATTATATG GACGTAGtctggacctcagcgctgaggtgaaGGAGAAGTTCAACCAGCTCTGCTTGCAGACCGGCATCCTTCCTGAAAATATTGTTCATCTTCCTAAAACCG AGGAGTGTCCGCTTGAGTGTTTTGTCTGA